A single Vigna radiata var. radiata cultivar VC1973A chromosome 8, Vradiata_ver6, whole genome shotgun sequence DNA region contains:
- the LOC106772845 gene encoding protein FAR-RED IMPAIRED RESPONSE 1 isoform X2: protein MGDALNEVQHRGGVPASSPKRDISLFEGDKDFEPHNGIEFESHEAAYLFYQEYAKSMGFTTSIKNSRRSKKTKEFIDAKFACSRYGVTPESDSGSSRRPSVKKTDCKACMHVKRKPDGKWIIHEFIKEHNHELLPALAYHFRIHRNVKLAEKNNIDILNAVSERTRKMYVEMSRQSGGCQNIGSFVSDINYQFDRGQYLALEEGDAQIMLEYFKHVQKESPNFFYSIDLNEEQRLRNLFWIDAKSINDYHSFNDVVSFDTTYIKSNDKLPFAPFVGVNHHSQPILLGCALVADESKPTFVWLMKTWLRAMGGQAPKVIITDQDKALKAAIEEVLPNVRHCFSLCHILERIPENLSFVIKQHNNFLQKFNKCIFKSTEDQFDMRWWKMVSIYELQDDVWFQSLYEDRKKWVPTYMGDTFLAGMSTPQRSESTSSFFDKYIHKKITLKEFVKQYGIILQNRYDEEAIADFESLHKQPALKSPSPWEKQMSTIYTHAIFKKFQVEVLGVAGCQSRIEVGDGTLAKFIVQDYEKNEEFLVTWNEMSSEVSCFCRLFEYKGFLCRHALSVLQRCGCSSVPSHYILKRWTKDAKIKESMADRTRRIQTRVQRYNDLCKRAIDLSEEGSLSEENYNVVFRALVDALKNCVLVNNSNNNGAETSNNAYGLREAEENQGPLALKPNKKRNAARKRKAQLEQDVILVNAQDSLQQMDNLSSDAMTLNGYYGTQQNVQGLVQLNLMEPPHDGYYVNQQGMQGLGPLNSMAPSHDGFFGTQQGIHGLGGQLEFRPSTTFGYSLQDEPDPQFHGNSSRNT from the exons ATGGGTGATGCACTAAATGAAGTGCAGCACAGGGGTGGTGTACCGGCTTCTTCTCCCAAGAGGGACATTTCATTGTTTGAAGGAGACAAGGATTTTGAGCCGCACAATGGCATTGAATTTGAATCCCATGAAGCagcatatttattttatcaggAATATGCCAAATCTATGGGATTCACTACTTCAATAAAAAACAGCAGACGCtcgaagaaaacaaaagaatttaTTGATGCCAAATTTGCATGCTCTAGGTATGGAGTTACGCCTGAGTCTGACAGTGGCAGCAGTCGAAGACCAAGTGTAAAGAAAACAGATTGCAAAGCTTGCATGCACGTGAAGAGAAAGCCAGATGGAAAATGGATCATTCACGAATTTATAAAGGAACATAATCATGAACTTTTACCAGCTTTGGCATATCATTTTCGGATTCATAGAAATGTGAAATTAGctgaaaagaataatattgatATCTTGAATGCTGTTAGTGAACGCACCAGAAAGATGTATGTTGAAATGTCAAGGCAATCTGGAGGCTGTCAAAACATCGGGTCTTTTGTGAGTGATATAAACTATCAGTTTGACAGAGGCCAGTATTTGGCTTTGGAAGAGGGAGATGCCCAAATTATGCTTGAGTATTTTAAGCATGTGCAAAAGGAGAGTCCCAACTTCTTCTATTCTATAGATTTAAATGAAGAACAGCGGTTAAGAAATCTATTTTGGATTGATGCAAAAAGTATCAATGATTATCACAGCTTTAATGATGTAGTTTCATTTGATACCACTTACATAAAAAGCAATGACAAGTTGCCGTTTGCACCTTTTGTTGGAGTGAACCATCACTCCCAGCCTATTTTGCTTGGATGTGCATTGGTTGCTGATGAGAGTAAACCAACATTTGTTTGGTTAATGAAGACATGGCTTAGAGCTATGGGTGGGCAAGCTCCCAAGGTTATAATCACTGATCAAGACAAAGCCTTGAAGGCAGCAATTGAAGAAGTCTTGCCGAATGTTCGTCATTGTTTTTCTCTTTGCCACATACTAGAGAGGATACCAGAAAATCTCTCTTTTGTGATCAAACAACACAACAACttcttacaaaaatttaacaagTGCATTTTTAAATCGACAGAGGATCAGTTTGACATGAGATGGTGGAAAATGGTCAGCATATATGAACTCCAAGATGATGTTTGGTTTCAGTCATTGTATGAGGACCGGAAAAAGTGGGTGCCGACTTACATGGGGGATACCTTTTTAGCTGGAATGTCTACACCTCAACGCTCTGAAAGTACGAGCTCTTTCTTTGACAAATATATTCATAAGAAAATTACTCTCAAGGAGTTTGTAAAACAGTATGGGATAATTCTGCAGAATAGGtatgatgaagaagccattgCGGATTTTGAATCATTGCACAAGCAGCCAGCACTTAAATCTCCTTCACCTTGGGAAAAGCAAATGTCAACAATTTATACACATgcaatatttaagaaatttcaAGTTGAAGTTCTGGGTGTAGCTGGTTGTCAATCTAGGATAGAGGTTGGAGATGGAACTCTTGCAAAGTTCATAGTTCAAGATTATGAGAAGAATGAAGAGTTTTTGGTAACTTGGAATGAAATGAGCTCAGAGGTCTCTTGCTTTTGTCGATTGTTTGAATATAAAGGTTTCCTCTGTAGGCATGCTTTGAGTGTTCTCCAACGTTGTGGTTGTTCAAGTGTTCCATCTCATTATATCTTGAAGAGGTGGACGAAAGATGCCAAAATTAAGGAATCAATGGCTGATAGGACAAGAAGGATACAAACTAGGGTGCAGCGTTATAATGACTTGTGTAAACGAGCCATCGATTTAAGTGAAGAAGGATCATTATCTGAAGAGAATTACAATGTTGTTTTCCGTGCACTTGTTGACGCCTTGAAGAACTGTGTACTGGTGAATAATTCTAATAACAATGGTGCAGAAACTAGCAATAATGCCTATGGCCTTCGTGAAGCAGAAGAAAATCAGGGTCCTCTCGCTTTGAAACCAAATAAAAAGAGGAACGCAGCTAGGAAAAGAAAG GCACAATTAGAGCAGGATGTTATACTTGTTAATGCTCAAGATAGCCTGCAGCAAATG GATAATCTCAGCTCGGATGCAATGACCCTTAATGGATATTATGGTACCCAGCAGAATGTGCAAGGACTG GTACAATTGAACTTAATGGAGCCGCCTCATGATGGTTACTATGTTAATCAACAGGGCATGCAAGGCCTG GGTCCTTTGAATTCCATGGCTCCAAGCCATGATGGGTTTTTTGGAACACAGCAAGGAATTCATGGGCTG GGAGGGCAATTGGAATTTCGTCCATCAACTACTTTTGGATATAGCCTTCAG GATGAACCTGATCCCCAGTTTCATGGCAACAGTTCAAGAAAtacttag
- the LOC106772845 gene encoding protein FAR-RED IMPAIRED RESPONSE 1 isoform X1, whose protein sequence is MGDALNEVQHRGGVPASSPKRDISLFEGDKDFEPHNGIEFESHEAAYLFYQEYAKSMGFTTSIKNSRRSKKTKEFIDAKFACSRYGVTPESDSGSSRRPSVKKTDCKACMHVKRKPDGKWIIHEFIKEHNHELLPALAYHFRIHRNVKLAEKNNIDILNAVSERTRKMYVEMSRQSGGCQNIGSFVSDINYQFDRGQYLALEEGDAQIMLEYFKHVQKESPNFFYSIDLNEEQRLRNLFWIDAKSINDYHSFNDVVSFDTTYIKSNDKLPFAPFVGVNHHSQPILLGCALVADESKPTFVWLMKTWLRAMGGQAPKVIITDQDKALKAAIEEVLPNVRHCFSLCHILERIPENLSFVIKQHNNFLQKFNKCIFKSTEDQFDMRWWKMVSIYELQDDVWFQSLYEDRKKWVPTYMGDTFLAGMSTPQRSESTSSFFDKYIHKKITLKEFVKQYGIILQNRYDEEAIADFESLHKQPALKSPSPWEKQMSTIYTHAIFKKFQVEVLGVAGCQSRIEVGDGTLAKFIVQDYEKNEEFLVTWNEMSSEVSCFCRLFEYKGFLCRHALSVLQRCGCSSVPSHYILKRWTKDAKIKESMADRTRRIQTRVQRYNDLCKRAIDLSEEGSLSEENYNVVFRALVDALKNCVLVNNSNNNGAETSNNAYGLREAEENQGPLALKPNKKRNAARKRKAQLEQDVILVNAQDSLQQMDNLSSDAMTLNGYYGTQQNVQGLQVQLNLMEPPHDGYYVNQQGMQGLGPLNSMAPSHDGFFGTQQGIHGLGGQLEFRPSTTFGYSLQDEPDPQFHGNSSRNT, encoded by the exons ATGGGTGATGCACTAAATGAAGTGCAGCACAGGGGTGGTGTACCGGCTTCTTCTCCCAAGAGGGACATTTCATTGTTTGAAGGAGACAAGGATTTTGAGCCGCACAATGGCATTGAATTTGAATCCCATGAAGCagcatatttattttatcaggAATATGCCAAATCTATGGGATTCACTACTTCAATAAAAAACAGCAGACGCtcgaagaaaacaaaagaatttaTTGATGCCAAATTTGCATGCTCTAGGTATGGAGTTACGCCTGAGTCTGACAGTGGCAGCAGTCGAAGACCAAGTGTAAAGAAAACAGATTGCAAAGCTTGCATGCACGTGAAGAGAAAGCCAGATGGAAAATGGATCATTCACGAATTTATAAAGGAACATAATCATGAACTTTTACCAGCTTTGGCATATCATTTTCGGATTCATAGAAATGTGAAATTAGctgaaaagaataatattgatATCTTGAATGCTGTTAGTGAACGCACCAGAAAGATGTATGTTGAAATGTCAAGGCAATCTGGAGGCTGTCAAAACATCGGGTCTTTTGTGAGTGATATAAACTATCAGTTTGACAGAGGCCAGTATTTGGCTTTGGAAGAGGGAGATGCCCAAATTATGCTTGAGTATTTTAAGCATGTGCAAAAGGAGAGTCCCAACTTCTTCTATTCTATAGATTTAAATGAAGAACAGCGGTTAAGAAATCTATTTTGGATTGATGCAAAAAGTATCAATGATTATCACAGCTTTAATGATGTAGTTTCATTTGATACCACTTACATAAAAAGCAATGACAAGTTGCCGTTTGCACCTTTTGTTGGAGTGAACCATCACTCCCAGCCTATTTTGCTTGGATGTGCATTGGTTGCTGATGAGAGTAAACCAACATTTGTTTGGTTAATGAAGACATGGCTTAGAGCTATGGGTGGGCAAGCTCCCAAGGTTATAATCACTGATCAAGACAAAGCCTTGAAGGCAGCAATTGAAGAAGTCTTGCCGAATGTTCGTCATTGTTTTTCTCTTTGCCACATACTAGAGAGGATACCAGAAAATCTCTCTTTTGTGATCAAACAACACAACAACttcttacaaaaatttaacaagTGCATTTTTAAATCGACAGAGGATCAGTTTGACATGAGATGGTGGAAAATGGTCAGCATATATGAACTCCAAGATGATGTTTGGTTTCAGTCATTGTATGAGGACCGGAAAAAGTGGGTGCCGACTTACATGGGGGATACCTTTTTAGCTGGAATGTCTACACCTCAACGCTCTGAAAGTACGAGCTCTTTCTTTGACAAATATATTCATAAGAAAATTACTCTCAAGGAGTTTGTAAAACAGTATGGGATAATTCTGCAGAATAGGtatgatgaagaagccattgCGGATTTTGAATCATTGCACAAGCAGCCAGCACTTAAATCTCCTTCACCTTGGGAAAAGCAAATGTCAACAATTTATACACATgcaatatttaagaaatttcaAGTTGAAGTTCTGGGTGTAGCTGGTTGTCAATCTAGGATAGAGGTTGGAGATGGAACTCTTGCAAAGTTCATAGTTCAAGATTATGAGAAGAATGAAGAGTTTTTGGTAACTTGGAATGAAATGAGCTCAGAGGTCTCTTGCTTTTGTCGATTGTTTGAATATAAAGGTTTCCTCTGTAGGCATGCTTTGAGTGTTCTCCAACGTTGTGGTTGTTCAAGTGTTCCATCTCATTATATCTTGAAGAGGTGGACGAAAGATGCCAAAATTAAGGAATCAATGGCTGATAGGACAAGAAGGATACAAACTAGGGTGCAGCGTTATAATGACTTGTGTAAACGAGCCATCGATTTAAGTGAAGAAGGATCATTATCTGAAGAGAATTACAATGTTGTTTTCCGTGCACTTGTTGACGCCTTGAAGAACTGTGTACTGGTGAATAATTCTAATAACAATGGTGCAGAAACTAGCAATAATGCCTATGGCCTTCGTGAAGCAGAAGAAAATCAGGGTCCTCTCGCTTTGAAACCAAATAAAAAGAGGAACGCAGCTAGGAAAAGAAAG GCACAATTAGAGCAGGATGTTATACTTGTTAATGCTCAAGATAGCCTGCAGCAAATG GATAATCTCAGCTCGGATGCAATGACCCTTAATGGATATTATGGTACCCAGCAGAATGTGCAAGGACTG CAGGTACAATTGAACTTAATGGAGCCGCCTCATGATGGTTACTATGTTAATCAACAGGGCATGCAAGGCCTG GGTCCTTTGAATTCCATGGCTCCAAGCCATGATGGGTTTTTTGGAACACAGCAAGGAATTCATGGGCTG GGAGGGCAATTGGAATTTCGTCCATCAACTACTTTTGGATATAGCCTTCAG GATGAACCTGATCCCCAGTTTCATGGCAACAGTTCAAGAAAtacttag
- the LOC106772845 gene encoding protein FAR-RED IMPAIRED RESPONSE 1 isoform X3 has product MGDALNEVQHRGGVPASSPKRDISLFEGDKDFEPHNGIEFESHEAAYLFYQEYAKSMGFTTSIKNSRRSKKTKEFIDAKFACSRYGVTPESDSGSSRRPSVKKTDCKACMHVKRKPDGKWIIHEFIKEHNHELLPALAYHFRIHRNVKLAEKNNIDILNAVSERTRKMYVEMSRQSGGCQNIGSFVSDINYQFDRGQYLALEEGDAQIMLEYFKHVQKESPNFFYSIDLNEEQRLRNLFWIDAKSINDYHSFNDVVSFDTTYIKSNDKLPFAPFVGVNHHSQPILLGCALVADESKPTFVWLMKTWLRAMGGQAPKVIITDQDKALKAAIEEVLPNVRHCFSLCHILERIPENLSFVIKQHNNFLQKFNKCIFKSTEDQFDMRWWKMVSIYELQDDVWFQSLYEDRKKWVPTYMGDTFLAGMSTPQRSESTSSFFDKYIHKKITLKEFVKQYGIILQNRYDEEAIADFESLHKQPALKSPSPWEKQMSTIYTHAIFKKFQVEVLGVAGCQSRIEVGDGTLAKFIVQDYEKNEEFLVTWNEMSSEVSCFCRLFEYKGFLCRHALSVLQRCGCSSVPSHYILKRWTKDAKIKESMADRTRRIQTRVQRYNDLCKRAIDLSEEGSLSEENYNVVFRALVDALKNCVLVNNSNNNGAETSNNAYGLREAEENQGPLALKPNKKRNAARKRKAQLEQDVILVNAQDSLQQMDNLSSDAMTLNGYYGTQQNVQGLQVQLNLMEPPHDGYYVNQQGMQGLGPLNSMAPSHDGFFGTQQGIHGLGGQLEFRPSTTFGYSLQVCGRNRPYTYR; this is encoded by the exons ATGGGTGATGCACTAAATGAAGTGCAGCACAGGGGTGGTGTACCGGCTTCTTCTCCCAAGAGGGACATTTCATTGTTTGAAGGAGACAAGGATTTTGAGCCGCACAATGGCATTGAATTTGAATCCCATGAAGCagcatatttattttatcaggAATATGCCAAATCTATGGGATTCACTACTTCAATAAAAAACAGCAGACGCtcgaagaaaacaaaagaatttaTTGATGCCAAATTTGCATGCTCTAGGTATGGAGTTACGCCTGAGTCTGACAGTGGCAGCAGTCGAAGACCAAGTGTAAAGAAAACAGATTGCAAAGCTTGCATGCACGTGAAGAGAAAGCCAGATGGAAAATGGATCATTCACGAATTTATAAAGGAACATAATCATGAACTTTTACCAGCTTTGGCATATCATTTTCGGATTCATAGAAATGTGAAATTAGctgaaaagaataatattgatATCTTGAATGCTGTTAGTGAACGCACCAGAAAGATGTATGTTGAAATGTCAAGGCAATCTGGAGGCTGTCAAAACATCGGGTCTTTTGTGAGTGATATAAACTATCAGTTTGACAGAGGCCAGTATTTGGCTTTGGAAGAGGGAGATGCCCAAATTATGCTTGAGTATTTTAAGCATGTGCAAAAGGAGAGTCCCAACTTCTTCTATTCTATAGATTTAAATGAAGAACAGCGGTTAAGAAATCTATTTTGGATTGATGCAAAAAGTATCAATGATTATCACAGCTTTAATGATGTAGTTTCATTTGATACCACTTACATAAAAAGCAATGACAAGTTGCCGTTTGCACCTTTTGTTGGAGTGAACCATCACTCCCAGCCTATTTTGCTTGGATGTGCATTGGTTGCTGATGAGAGTAAACCAACATTTGTTTGGTTAATGAAGACATGGCTTAGAGCTATGGGTGGGCAAGCTCCCAAGGTTATAATCACTGATCAAGACAAAGCCTTGAAGGCAGCAATTGAAGAAGTCTTGCCGAATGTTCGTCATTGTTTTTCTCTTTGCCACATACTAGAGAGGATACCAGAAAATCTCTCTTTTGTGATCAAACAACACAACAACttcttacaaaaatttaacaagTGCATTTTTAAATCGACAGAGGATCAGTTTGACATGAGATGGTGGAAAATGGTCAGCATATATGAACTCCAAGATGATGTTTGGTTTCAGTCATTGTATGAGGACCGGAAAAAGTGGGTGCCGACTTACATGGGGGATACCTTTTTAGCTGGAATGTCTACACCTCAACGCTCTGAAAGTACGAGCTCTTTCTTTGACAAATATATTCATAAGAAAATTACTCTCAAGGAGTTTGTAAAACAGTATGGGATAATTCTGCAGAATAGGtatgatgaagaagccattgCGGATTTTGAATCATTGCACAAGCAGCCAGCACTTAAATCTCCTTCACCTTGGGAAAAGCAAATGTCAACAATTTATACACATgcaatatttaagaaatttcaAGTTGAAGTTCTGGGTGTAGCTGGTTGTCAATCTAGGATAGAGGTTGGAGATGGAACTCTTGCAAAGTTCATAGTTCAAGATTATGAGAAGAATGAAGAGTTTTTGGTAACTTGGAATGAAATGAGCTCAGAGGTCTCTTGCTTTTGTCGATTGTTTGAATATAAAGGTTTCCTCTGTAGGCATGCTTTGAGTGTTCTCCAACGTTGTGGTTGTTCAAGTGTTCCATCTCATTATATCTTGAAGAGGTGGACGAAAGATGCCAAAATTAAGGAATCAATGGCTGATAGGACAAGAAGGATACAAACTAGGGTGCAGCGTTATAATGACTTGTGTAAACGAGCCATCGATTTAAGTGAAGAAGGATCATTATCTGAAGAGAATTACAATGTTGTTTTCCGTGCACTTGTTGACGCCTTGAAGAACTGTGTACTGGTGAATAATTCTAATAACAATGGTGCAGAAACTAGCAATAATGCCTATGGCCTTCGTGAAGCAGAAGAAAATCAGGGTCCTCTCGCTTTGAAACCAAATAAAAAGAGGAACGCAGCTAGGAAAAGAAAG GCACAATTAGAGCAGGATGTTATACTTGTTAATGCTCAAGATAGCCTGCAGCAAATG GATAATCTCAGCTCGGATGCAATGACCCTTAATGGATATTATGGTACCCAGCAGAATGTGCAAGGACTG CAGGTACAATTGAACTTAATGGAGCCGCCTCATGATGGTTACTATGTTAATCAACAGGGCATGCAAGGCCTG GGTCCTTTGAATTCCATGGCTCCAAGCCATGATGGGTTTTTTGGAACACAGCAAGGAATTCATGGGCTG GGAGGGCAATTGGAATTTCGTCCATCAACTACTTTTGGATATAGCCTTCAGGTTTGCGGACGAAATAGACCATATACATACA GATGA
- the LOC106771484 gene encoding probable prolyl 4-hydroxylase 9 isoform X1, translating to MKGKVKSFKLKLGIPAFFFLCSLFVFAAFFVYPLLFQDLDDVRSKSRILQEFEKKVYEPVEHGESGESFFDSIPFQILSWRPRAVYFPNFTSVEACQQIIEMAKAKLEPSKLALRKGETADSTKDTRTSSGTFVSASGDKSGILDMLERKIAKVTMIPRSHGEKFNILKYEVGQKYDSHYDAFNPDEYGTVVSQRMASFLLYLSNVEAGGETMFPYEGGLHIDTEYDYRKCIGLKVKPRQGDGLLFYSLLPNGKIDKTSLHGSCPVIKGEKWVATKWINDEEQ from the exons ATGAAAGGCAAAGTGAAGAGTTTCAAACTGAAGTTGGGGATACCTGCATTTTTCTTCCTATGCTCCCTTTTTGTCTTTGCTGCCTTCTTTGTATATCCTCTCCTCTTTCAG GATTTGGACGATGTTAGATCAAAGTCAAGAATACTCCAAGAATTTGAGAAGAAAGTATATGAACCTGTTGAGCATGGTGAATCCGGGGAATCCTTTTTTGATTCAATCCCTTTTCAG ATTTTAAGTTGGAGACCGCGGGCGGTTTATTTTCCAAACTTTACTAGTGTGGAAGCATGTCAGCAAATAATTGAAATGGCAAAAGCAAAACTTGAACCATCGAAACTGGCTTTGCGGAAAGGAGAAACTGCTGACAGCACAAAAGACACTAGAACAAG TTCAGGCACATTTGTCAGTGCATCAGGAGACAAATCTGGCATTTTAGACATGTTAGAGAGGAAAATTGCTAAAGTTACAATGATTCCAAGGAGCCATGGGGAA AAATTCAATATATTGAAGTATGAGGTTGGCCAGAAATATGATTCTCATTACGATGCGTTCAACCCAGATGAATACGGCACTGTTGTAAGCCAAAGG ATGGCTTCCTTTCTGTTATACCTATCAAATGTTGAAGCAGGAGGAGAAACAATGTTCCCTTATGAG GGTGGTTTGCATATTGATACGGAATATGATTACCGAAAATGCATTGGTTTGAAGGTTAAGCCACGACAGGGCGAtggacttttattttattcattgttACCAAACGGGAAAATTGATAAG ACTTCTCTTCATGGAAGTTGTCCAGTGATTAAGGGAGAGAAATGGGTGGCAACAAAGTGGATTAATGATGAAGAGCAATAG
- the LOC106771484 gene encoding probable prolyl 4-hydroxylase 9 isoform X2, which yields MKGKVKSFKLKLGIPAFFFLCSLFVFAAFFVYPLLFQDLDDVRSKSRILQEFEKKVYEPVEHGESGESFFDSIPFQILSWRPRAVYFPNFTSVEACQQIIEMAKAKLEPSKLALRKGETADSTKDTRTSSGTFVSASGDKSGILDMLERKIAKVTMIPRSHGEKFNILKYEVGQKYDSHYDAFNPDEYGTVMASFLLYLSNVEAGGETMFPYEGGLHIDTEYDYRKCIGLKVKPRQGDGLLFYSLLPNGKIDKTSLHGSCPVIKGEKWVATKWINDEEQ from the exons ATGAAAGGCAAAGTGAAGAGTTTCAAACTGAAGTTGGGGATACCTGCATTTTTCTTCCTATGCTCCCTTTTTGTCTTTGCTGCCTTCTTTGTATATCCTCTCCTCTTTCAG GATTTGGACGATGTTAGATCAAAGTCAAGAATACTCCAAGAATTTGAGAAGAAAGTATATGAACCTGTTGAGCATGGTGAATCCGGGGAATCCTTTTTTGATTCAATCCCTTTTCAG ATTTTAAGTTGGAGACCGCGGGCGGTTTATTTTCCAAACTTTACTAGTGTGGAAGCATGTCAGCAAATAATTGAAATGGCAAAAGCAAAACTTGAACCATCGAAACTGGCTTTGCGGAAAGGAGAAACTGCTGACAGCACAAAAGACACTAGAACAAG TTCAGGCACATTTGTCAGTGCATCAGGAGACAAATCTGGCATTTTAGACATGTTAGAGAGGAAAATTGCTAAAGTTACAATGATTCCAAGGAGCCATGGGGAA AAATTCAATATATTGAAGTATGAGGTTGGCCAGAAATATGATTCTCATTACGATGCGTTCAACCCAGATGAATACGGCACTGTT ATGGCTTCCTTTCTGTTATACCTATCAAATGTTGAAGCAGGAGGAGAAACAATGTTCCCTTATGAG GGTGGTTTGCATATTGATACGGAATATGATTACCGAAAATGCATTGGTTTGAAGGTTAAGCCACGACAGGGCGAtggacttttattttattcattgttACCAAACGGGAAAATTGATAAG ACTTCTCTTCATGGAAGTTGTCCAGTGATTAAGGGAGAGAAATGGGTGGCAACAAAGTGGATTAATGATGAAGAGCAATAG
- the LOC106771484 gene encoding probable prolyl 4-hydroxylase 9 isoform X3, which produces MKGKVKSFKLKLGIPAFFFLCSLFVFAAFFDLDDVRSKSRILQEFEKKVYEPVEHGESGESFFDSIPFQILSWRPRAVYFPNFTSVEACQQIIEMAKAKLEPSKLALRKGETADSTKDTRTSSGTFVSASGDKSGILDMLERKIAKVTMIPRSHGEKFNILKYEVGQKYDSHYDAFNPDEYGTVVSQRMASFLLYLSNVEAGGETMFPYEGGLHIDTEYDYRKCIGLKVKPRQGDGLLFYSLLPNGKIDKTSLHGSCPVIKGEKWVATKWINDEEQ; this is translated from the exons ATGAAAGGCAAAGTGAAGAGTTTCAAACTGAAGTTGGGGATACCTGCATTTTTCTTCCTATGCTCCCTTTTTGTCTTTGCTGCCTTCTTT GATTTGGACGATGTTAGATCAAAGTCAAGAATACTCCAAGAATTTGAGAAGAAAGTATATGAACCTGTTGAGCATGGTGAATCCGGGGAATCCTTTTTTGATTCAATCCCTTTTCAG ATTTTAAGTTGGAGACCGCGGGCGGTTTATTTTCCAAACTTTACTAGTGTGGAAGCATGTCAGCAAATAATTGAAATGGCAAAAGCAAAACTTGAACCATCGAAACTGGCTTTGCGGAAAGGAGAAACTGCTGACAGCACAAAAGACACTAGAACAAG TTCAGGCACATTTGTCAGTGCATCAGGAGACAAATCTGGCATTTTAGACATGTTAGAGAGGAAAATTGCTAAAGTTACAATGATTCCAAGGAGCCATGGGGAA AAATTCAATATATTGAAGTATGAGGTTGGCCAGAAATATGATTCTCATTACGATGCGTTCAACCCAGATGAATACGGCACTGTTGTAAGCCAAAGG ATGGCTTCCTTTCTGTTATACCTATCAAATGTTGAAGCAGGAGGAGAAACAATGTTCCCTTATGAG GGTGGTTTGCATATTGATACGGAATATGATTACCGAAAATGCATTGGTTTGAAGGTTAAGCCACGACAGGGCGAtggacttttattttattcattgttACCAAACGGGAAAATTGATAAG ACTTCTCTTCATGGAAGTTGTCCAGTGATTAAGGGAGAGAAATGGGTGGCAACAAAGTGGATTAATGATGAAGAGCAATAG
- the LOC106771496 gene encoding uncharacterized protein LOC106771496 — translation MVRGGITKSNLLLLGGAKRAKSGLSKFSGTAQASAAESSAEVSKTGRRIEDSAWWVPHPRTGIYFPKGHEWVMEDVPEDAARLNQTFWFRNVDGVDIPKQQP, via the exons ATGGTTAGAGGAGGCATCACCAAATCAAACTTGTTGCTTCTGGG GGGAGCTAAGAGAGCAAAGAGTGGACTGAGCAAGTTCTCTGGTACTGCTCAGGCTTCTGCTGCAGAAAGCTCTGCAGAAGTCTCAAAGACTGGTAGGAGGATAGAGGATTCGGCTTGGTGGGTCCCACACCCTCGCACAGGAATTTACTTCCCGAAAGGACATGAGTGGGTGATGGAAGATGTTCCAGAGGATGCAGCTCGTTTAAACCAGACATTTTGGTTCAGAAACGTTGATGGTGTTGACATCCCCAAACAACAACCTTAG